From Lentisphaera araneosa HTCC2155, the proteins below share one genomic window:
- a CDS encoding sulfatase-like hydrolase/transferase: protein MIKLFTLLSFLSLLSLYAKQPNIIFILADDVSPDMYGFYGNKEAKTPNLDKIAQEGVMFRTAWSSAICGPSRALIMTGSYANRTGAYYNGFFKPTANGEGFFEAYPSFAKLMQKEGYRTAVAGKWHVGSAEEPHEKIVGFDEYCLWEGIKQLEALPGQPKHTGLWEDDRTPSRFWGPCIIKNHHLMKTKNSDFGPDLFTEFICEFMEKSVKEEKPFLAYYPMVGPHGAREGYPTCPIYGEVGDLGSKKLEPEEKERRFRALNDYIDILVGRIKKKVQDLAIEDDTIIIYASDNGTAVTAKSRGVERGGHVIFTLKGPGIKQRGATDEIMDFSDILPTFVDWAGGSIPQNIDGRSLKPFLSGDSDSHREWIYGCTSTSQLLRTRTHLIEVMNPVMGVPGGRFYYCGTNRQGKGYVRAEKLPEHSAAQKQMRKVLQNFPALQKDDPWFQTKKGKAWLKTYVNPKAIEKHLHNHRDYKHYDEKL from the coding sequence ATGATTAAACTTTTTACTTTGCTCAGCTTTTTATCTTTGCTCAGCTTATATGCTAAACAACCCAATATCATTTTTATTCTAGCTGATGATGTCAGTCCAGATATGTATGGCTTCTATGGTAATAAAGAAGCGAAGACTCCCAACTTGGATAAAATTGCTCAAGAGGGCGTGATGTTTCGGACCGCATGGTCATCGGCCATTTGCGGCCCTTCACGAGCCTTGATAATGACGGGTTCCTATGCCAATCGCACGGGCGCTTATTACAATGGTTTTTTTAAACCAACGGCAAATGGCGAAGGTTTTTTCGAAGCTTATCCAAGCTTTGCTAAACTGATGCAGAAAGAGGGCTACCGTACCGCTGTTGCTGGTAAGTGGCACGTGGGTTCAGCAGAAGAACCTCATGAGAAAATTGTTGGTTTCGACGAATATTGCCTCTGGGAAGGCATAAAGCAACTGGAAGCGCTACCAGGCCAACCCAAACACACAGGACTTTGGGAAGACGATCGTACGCCTTCACGTTTTTGGGGTCCGTGCATCATAAAAAATCATCATTTAATGAAGACTAAGAATTCAGATTTTGGTCCTGATTTATTCACTGAATTCATCTGTGAATTCATGGAAAAGAGTGTCAAAGAAGAAAAGCCGTTTTTAGCTTATTACCCCATGGTGGGCCCCCATGGTGCACGCGAGGGATATCCAACTTGTCCTATTTATGGTGAGGTCGGCGACCTTGGTTCAAAAAAGCTTGAGCCAGAAGAGAAAGAACGTCGCTTTCGTGCGCTCAATGACTACATTGATATCCTCGTGGGCCGCATAAAGAAGAAAGTTCAAGATCTCGCTATCGAAGATGATACAATAATTATTTATGCTTCAGATAACGGCACTGCGGTTACCGCAAAATCACGTGGTGTCGAACGCGGAGGTCATGTGATCTTCACTCTTAAAGGCCCTGGTATCAAACAACGTGGTGCTACAGATGAAATTATGGATTTCTCTGATATACTTCCGACTTTCGTGGATTGGGCAGGGGGAAGCATTCCGCAGAATATTGATGGCAGAAGTCTTAAGCCTTTCCTCAGTGGCGATAGCGATAGTCACCGGGAATGGATTTATGGCTGCACTTCTACCTCGCAACTCTTGCGTACTCGCACTCACCTAATCGAAGTAATGAATCCAGTTATGGGTGTTCCTGGTGGACGATTTTATTATTGTGGAACGAATCGTCAGGGCAAGGGTTATGTCCGCGCCGAAAAGCTTCCCGAGCACTCGGCAGCACAAAAGCAGATGAGAAAAGTTTTGCAGAATTTTCCTGCACTCCAAAAAGATGATCCTTGGTTTCAAACAAAAAAAGGTAAGGCTTGGCTCAAAACTTATGTTAATCCCAAGGCTATTGAGAAACACTTGCACAATCATCGCGATTATAAGCATTACGACGAAAAACTCTAA
- a CDS encoding AraC family transcriptional regulator, with the protein MNKLKNQFLEQLGSSNQLELLLSESMGVYFFVKDTQGRVMIANKLTYVRCGFKSEDEIIGKTDYDIFEFDLADKYHKDEQEIIETGEAVFNMAELAPNKDGIIDCYFSNKMPVRDKEGKIIGVASTTSSHEYMKKMLGSYLTISPALEFIRDNFRTNMSVPELADRLKMTQRKFGDTFKEVLTVTPQTYIIKMRIHYACVALISSKTALKQIAEDVGFYDHSTFIRQFTKHMGMLPTKYRKVYKK; encoded by the coding sequence ATGAACAAACTAAAAAATCAATTCTTGGAACAGTTAGGTTCCTCTAATCAGCTGGAACTGCTTCTAAGTGAATCCATGGGAGTTTATTTCTTCGTAAAGGACACTCAAGGTCGAGTAATGATTGCCAATAAGCTGACCTACGTACGCTGCGGCTTTAAATCAGAAGATGAGATCATTGGCAAAACGGATTATGATATCTTTGAGTTTGACCTAGCGGATAAGTACCACAAAGACGAACAAGAAATCATCGAAACCGGTGAAGCTGTCTTTAATATGGCGGAACTCGCCCCCAATAAAGATGGTATTATTGACTGCTATTTTTCCAATAAAATGCCCGTGCGAGATAAAGAAGGAAAGATTATCGGTGTCGCCTCTACAACTTCCAGTCATGAATACATGAAAAAAATGTTGGGCTCTTACTTAACTATTTCCCCTGCTTTAGAGTTCATCAGAGATAACTTTAGAACAAATATGTCTGTCCCCGAATTAGCCGATAGACTGAAAATGACTCAGCGCAAATTTGGTGATACTTTCAAAGAAGTCCTCACAGTAACTCCACAGACTTACATCATTAAGATGCGCATTCACTATGCCTGTGTCGCTTTAATCAGCAGCAAAACAGCTCTTAAGCAAATTGCTGAAGATGTTGGTTTTTACGACCATAGTACCTTTATTAGGCAGTTCACTAAACACATGGGAATGCTTCCTACTAAGTATCGTAAAGTCTATAAAAAATAA
- a CDS encoding beta-N-acetylhexosaminidase, which yields MRHKRSIGTIRQFIRERARAWNCVNIIPKPQDVQVWSGYFVFSDCLKFDVKSSEAEIACNHLKSYLENLGVQSSDSADQVIEFVEADMAKEAYAINVDSHKIQIKAHDSSGFLYAVYSIKQLIPVGIREIKAVAIPLLSLNDFPRFPWRSFTLDCSRQFFSIETLKRLFEQLSFYKINVFHWHLCDDEGWRLEIDAFPDLTQKGAWRGPDEILPPDRGSGQKRYGGFYSKDEVRELISYAAQLGIEIIPEIDIPGHSLAIVNSYPETRCSPVSQQLLDKGVKLNTICPSRNENLVFLKQILTEVSELFPSQYIHIGNDEVERAHWDNCESCQKAIETNHFNSSRQLQDHFFRQVHQTVKSLGKEVVAWNESLADPNLPQDTTIMSWEGVDPAKEALAREIPVILCPGPYCYIDMAQGPFERGHSWAGFLDMEKVYSYEPLEDLNNTALVKGYGICLWAEYLDQKDFIWEQIFPRLLAASEVAWSSEKNWPNLMKRYKNYHCHDLKSKGFPSRINKPQIVYKNKTVSLIKQDPNDQVYFSTDGSTPTQSSEVYTMPISTDELSDFKARLLSPCGSWSSVSRVPNFDDIQESQYSHYPYQIKTYRKARYQEPESNAGKGNRELYVWVPTPYMPGEFIDFIFEEPLKASHLEIRSGVPKTLRSLVEEAELLYSSDGSDFHKISDFVDGVSKVNIQELSIKKLRILFTKEQSEWTAIQELLIKA from the coding sequence ATGCGACATAAAAGATCTATAGGGACAATTCGTCAGTTTATACGTGAGCGTGCTCGAGCTTGGAATTGTGTTAACATCATTCCGAAGCCACAGGATGTGCAAGTATGGTCTGGCTACTTTGTTTTTAGTGATTGTTTGAAGTTTGATGTGAAAAGTTCTGAGGCTGAAATTGCCTGTAACCATTTAAAATCGTATTTGGAAAATCTTGGTGTTCAGTCGAGTGATTCTGCTGATCAAGTGATTGAGTTTGTTGAGGCCGATATGGCTAAAGAAGCTTATGCAATCAATGTAGACTCCCATAAAATTCAGATCAAAGCTCATGATTCATCGGGCTTTTTGTATGCGGTTTATTCAATCAAACAGCTCATTCCCGTGGGGATTCGTGAGATTAAGGCTGTGGCCATCCCCCTATTGAGTTTGAATGATTTCCCACGCTTTCCCTGGCGTTCTTTTACCCTTGATTGCTCGAGACAATTTTTCTCCATCGAGACACTTAAGCGCCTTTTTGAGCAATTATCCTTTTATAAAATCAATGTATTTCATTGGCATTTATGTGATGATGAAGGATGGCGTTTAGAGATTGATGCTTTCCCCGATTTAACCCAAAAAGGTGCCTGGCGTGGCCCCGATGAAATCCTTCCCCCCGATCGCGGATCGGGTCAAAAACGCTATGGAGGCTTTTATAGTAAAGATGAAGTAAGGGAACTTATTAGCTACGCAGCTCAGCTCGGTATTGAAATCATTCCAGAAATTGATATTCCTGGCCATTCACTTGCCATAGTCAATTCATATCCTGAAACGCGCTGCAGTCCCGTCTCTCAGCAACTTTTAGATAAAGGCGTTAAACTCAACACCATTTGCCCTTCAAGAAATGAAAACTTGGTTTTTCTCAAGCAGATTTTAACTGAAGTTTCCGAACTCTTCCCTTCTCAATACATCCATATTGGCAATGATGAAGTTGAACGCGCGCATTGGGATAATTGTGAATCTTGTCAAAAGGCTATCGAGACGAATCATTTTAATTCGAGTCGGCAGTTACAAGATCATTTCTTTAGACAAGTTCATCAAACTGTGAAGTCACTTGGTAAAGAAGTTGTGGCTTGGAATGAAAGTTTAGCCGACCCCAATCTTCCTCAAGACACGACGATTATGTCCTGGGAAGGTGTTGATCCCGCAAAAGAAGCTTTAGCTCGAGAGATACCAGTTATTTTGTGCCCGGGCCCCTACTGCTATATTGATATGGCTCAAGGCCCCTTTGAACGAGGCCATTCTTGGGCGGGCTTCTTGGACATGGAGAAAGTTTATTCTTATGAACCTTTAGAGGACTTAAACAATACTGCGCTCGTTAAGGGCTATGGCATTTGTTTATGGGCTGAATACTTAGATCAAAAAGATTTTATTTGGGAACAAATATTTCCACGACTTTTAGCTGCTAGCGAAGTGGCTTGGAGTTCAGAGAAAAATTGGCCCAACTTAATGAAACGCTATAAGAATTATCATTGTCATGACTTAAAGAGCAAGGGTTTTCCATCGAGAATTAATAAGCCGCAAATCGTTTATAAAAACAAGACGGTTTCTCTTATTAAGCAAGATCCAAATGATCAAGTGTATTTCAGCACTGATGGCTCGACGCCGACTCAATCGAGTGAAGTCTACACCATGCCCATCAGCACTGATGAGCTTAGTGACTTTAAAGCTCGACTTCTCAGTCCTTGTGGATCGTGGTCAAGCGTCAGTCGCGTCCCGAATTTTGATGACATCCAGGAAAGCCAGTACAGTCATTATCCTTATCAAATCAAGACTTATCGCAAAGCCCGTTATCAGGAACCAGAGTCTAATGCGGGGAAAGGAAATAGAGAACTTTATGTTTGGGTCCCTACTCCTTATATGCCGGGAGAATTTATCGATTTTATTTTTGAGGAGCCACTCAAGGCCTCTCATTTAGAAATACGTTCAGGTGTTCCCAAAACACTGCGCAGTTTAGTTGAAGAAGCTGAGTTACTTTATTCGAGTGATGGCTCAGACTTCCATAAAATAAGTGATTTTGTTGATGGGGTTTCGAAAGTAAATATCCAAGAGCTAAGCATCAAGAAGCTGAGAATCTTATTCACTAAAGAACAGAGTGAATGGACCGCCATTCAAGAATTGCTTATCAAAGCATAA
- a CDS encoding protein kinase domain-containing protein, with protein MSKKYIKLDDFFSDFQDDLGDLYDGALEPSKEEQEVQKIIDQLLEKRYQGEVFLAEGGMKKIIRSRDSLTSRDVAIAFLKSDEKEKLSSFIKEARLNARLQHPNIMTVYDIGVDDKNEVFFTMKLIEGQELGDILKDLREGKKSAYDLQKLLYIFLKICEAIAFAHSKAILHLDLKPENIQVGEFGEVLVCDWGLAKDLKANKETAEIELNEPPIFKADKNLDLDVCSTLDGIIKGSLGYMAPEQAEGRNKEKDERSDIYSLGAILYSLLTYEIPVDSSDIHSAIRQCVSGAIVLPSVRASHKIPEALEAVTLKAMATDPNQRYQTVGALVKDVEAYLGGFATSAEDADFMTQIKLLIKRNKTASSLIALSFVIISLLIAAFIDQIFTREKEAVLAKEKAQELQALAESETQRAEAENQLRMTLSRKAAPAFFRRSQLTWKNYQFLAFENAIKMTLELDDKSKKAWNLYALSLLGEMQFEAADKAFQKGFGGEAYQPFIRKWRLLNIQETNVAQFIIDLQELGLNREIAIVMNHFQKDREYKDKYVFLSTIIKATYGTKSSIEVQYNSNERSIKIDGKYFRKISLINGIALKKIDLSNTVVTKLDLFHSWTLQELNLSKTKVSDIQALQNNPLENLDISYTAVNDINVLQGMPLKKLNIAGLRLKNLSPLLNCTQLEQLTLSQDMVAREPKVVEALKEKCSVIILE; from the coding sequence GTGAGTAAAAAATATATTAAGCTCGATGATTTTTTTTCGGATTTCCAGGATGACCTAGGAGATCTCTACGATGGTGCCTTAGAACCTTCCAAGGAAGAACAGGAAGTACAAAAAATTATTGATCAGCTCCTAGAAAAGCGTTACCAAGGCGAAGTCTTTTTGGCTGAAGGGGGAATGAAGAAGATCATTCGCAGTCGTGATAGCCTTACCTCACGGGACGTCGCCATAGCCTTTCTCAAATCCGACGAAAAAGAAAAATTGAGTAGCTTTATCAAAGAAGCTCGCCTCAATGCCCGATTGCAGCATCCCAATATCATGACCGTGTATGATATCGGCGTCGACGATAAGAACGAAGTGTTTTTTACTATGAAGCTAATTGAGGGCCAAGAACTCGGTGACATTTTAAAAGATCTTCGTGAAGGAAAAAAATCTGCATACGACCTGCAAAAACTACTCTATATCTTTCTCAAGATTTGTGAAGCAATTGCCTTTGCTCATTCCAAAGCCATCCTTCATCTGGATCTCAAACCAGAGAATATTCAAGTAGGCGAATTTGGTGAGGTGCTCGTTTGCGACTGGGGCTTAGCCAAAGATCTCAAAGCAAACAAAGAAACTGCCGAAATTGAGCTCAATGAGCCACCAATTTTTAAAGCTGATAAAAACCTCGATTTGGATGTATGCTCCACCCTCGATGGTATAATCAAAGGTAGTCTCGGCTATATGGCACCGGAACAAGCCGAAGGACGCAATAAAGAAAAAGACGAACGCAGCGATATCTATAGCCTAGGTGCGATCCTCTACTCACTACTCACTTACGAAATTCCGGTAGATTCGAGCGACATTCACTCAGCCATACGTCAATGTGTCAGTGGAGCCATCGTCCTACCCTCAGTTCGAGCTTCGCACAAGATCCCCGAAGCCCTAGAAGCTGTCACCCTAAAAGCCATGGCAACTGATCCCAATCAGCGTTATCAGACGGTGGGTGCTTTGGTTAAAGATGTGGAAGCTTACCTAGGTGGTTTTGCGACCAGCGCAGAAGACGCCGACTTCATGACTCAAATCAAGCTCTTGATCAAAAGGAATAAGACAGCGAGCTCACTCATTGCGCTCTCATTTGTGATTATTTCCCTGCTCATTGCTGCCTTTATTGATCAGATCTTCACTCGTGAAAAAGAAGCCGTACTTGCCAAAGAAAAAGCCCAAGAATTACAAGCTTTAGCAGAAAGTGAAACTCAACGTGCCGAAGCAGAAAATCAACTGCGTATGACCCTGAGTCGTAAAGCTGCTCCCGCTTTCTTTCGTCGCTCACAACTCACTTGGAAAAATTATCAGTTCCTCGCTTTTGAGAACGCTATAAAAATGACTCTGGAGCTTGATGATAAATCAAAGAAGGCCTGGAACCTTTATGCCCTAAGCCTTTTGGGTGAAATGCAATTCGAAGCCGCTGATAAGGCATTTCAAAAGGGCTTTGGTGGCGAAGCTTACCAGCCATTTATCAGAAAATGGCGCCTGCTCAATATTCAAGAAACAAATGTGGCTCAATTTATTATCGACCTCCAAGAACTTGGGCTCAATCGAGAAATAGCCATCGTCATGAATCACTTTCAAAAAGATCGCGAATACAAAGATAAATACGTGTTTTTATCCACTATTATAAAAGCCACTTACGGTACGAAATCTAGCATAGAAGTCCAATACAATAGTAATGAACGCAGCATCAAGATTGATGGTAAATACTTTCGTAAAATATCCCTCATAAATGGCATTGCCCTTAAAAAAATAGACCTTTCCAATACAGTGGTGACCAAGTTGGATTTGTTTCATAGTTGGACACTACAAGAACTCAATTTAAGTAAAACAAAAGTCAGTGATATCCAAGCACTACAAAATAACCCCTTAGAAAACCTCGACATCTCTTACACCGCCGTAAATGATATCAATGTGCTTCAGGGTATGCCACTCAAAAAGCTAAATATTGCCGGCTTACGTCTCAAGAACCTCTCCCCCCTACTCAACTGCACACAACTGGAACAACTTACCTTGAGTCAAGATATGGTCGCACGCGAGCCAAAAGTCGTCGAAGCCCTCAAAGAGAAATGTTCAGTCATCATTCTGGAATAA
- a CDS encoding cold-shock protein — METGTVKWFADDKGFGFITPNSGDKDLFVHHTEIQTGGFKSLAEGQKVEYEVGQGQKGPCATNVTPL; from the coding sequence ATGGAAACTGGTACAGTTAAGTGGTTTGCCGATGACAAAGGCTTTGGTTTTATAACTCCAAATAGCGGTGACAAAGATCTTTTTGTTCACCACACTGAAATTCAAACAGGTGGTTTTAAATCTTTAGCCGAAGGTCAAAAGGTTGAGTACGAAGTTGGACAAGGTCAAAAAGGACCATGTGCAACTAATGTTACACCACTATAA
- a CDS encoding sulfatase family protein: protein MLRKLLPTLFFLCCASFAAERPNILFIMTDDQWRREFNFLPEGRDGQGKVRNLTPTIDKLSSEGIILDRMYATSTVCTPSRYSILSGEYPSRSLDSGFLRDMKDYGNQPNPHFNVHITPGKANMGSVLKANGYFTGFAGKNHVIHDEAIKVPSIKPFRNADPFDAKTQAYLQKKQAAEVQRVLNNGFDFAGSIYAGNVPGHMPVEMEAHNMDWVTKAGLDFLNLAEKQEKPFYLHFCTTLNHGPGPAGEKYSADPRFTAAGVLEEKLRVQPSRESIIERLKAAGIPYKGDHSDPLWLDDGITAIVNKIDQMGKLDNTIIFFFNDNGMGAKGALYEGGALSPTFVWGKPLKGGRRLNQLLANIDFAPTVYELCGIRKELQPKMDGKSFVSLLKGDDKPVNEAVFLQIGSTRAVLKDEFKYIAWRIHPDREKNFDVKIKDKALYHIASTRGGRGLEKKIPKNYKAYWDKDQLYDLRKDRKEQINLAKNPEYAQKLKSMQKLLSDHIKEQPGTFGEF from the coding sequence ATGCTGAGAAAGCTTTTACCAACTTTATTTTTTTTATGCTGTGCAAGCTTTGCTGCAGAGCGCCCAAATATACTTTTTATCATGACTGATGATCAATGGCGTCGTGAGTTTAACTTTTTGCCCGAAGGACGGGATGGCCAGGGTAAAGTACGTAACTTAACCCCCACGATCGATAAACTCTCTTCGGAAGGTATTATTTTGGATCGCATGTATGCCACCTCGACGGTTTGCACCCCCAGTCGCTATAGTATTTTGAGTGGGGAATATCCGAGTCGTAGTTTGGATAGCGGTTTTTTGCGCGATATGAAAGACTACGGCAATCAGCCTAACCCTCACTTCAATGTGCATATCACTCCAGGCAAAGCGAATATGGGAAGTGTCCTGAAAGCTAATGGTTACTTCACGGGTTTTGCGGGTAAAAATCACGTCATTCACGATGAAGCTATTAAAGTTCCAAGTATTAAGCCTTTTAGAAATGCCGATCCCTTTGATGCTAAAACACAAGCTTACCTACAAAAAAAACAGGCCGCCGAAGTGCAACGTGTACTCAATAATGGTTTTGATTTTGCAGGTAGCATTTACGCAGGCAATGTTCCAGGACACATGCCTGTCGAAATGGAAGCACACAATATGGATTGGGTCACTAAAGCTGGGCTTGATTTTTTAAACCTCGCCGAAAAGCAAGAAAAGCCTTTTTACCTCCACTTTTGTACCACACTTAATCATGGACCAGGCCCCGCAGGTGAAAAGTATTCGGCCGATCCGCGCTTCACGGCTGCAGGAGTTTTGGAAGAAAAACTTCGTGTTCAGCCTTCAAGGGAATCAATTATCGAACGTTTAAAGGCTGCCGGCATTCCCTATAAAGGAGATCATTCAGATCCACTTTGGTTGGACGATGGCATCACGGCTATAGTCAATAAAATTGACCAAATGGGCAAACTCGATAACACAATCATCTTTTTCTTCAACGATAATGGCATGGGTGCTAAAGGAGCTCTCTACGAGGGCGGGGCACTTTCTCCAACTTTTGTTTGGGGCAAGCCCCTCAAGGGTGGTCGTCGCTTAAATCAATTGCTCGCCAATATTGATTTTGCACCTACAGTTTATGAACTCTGCGGTATCCGCAAAGAGCTCCAGCCCAAAATGGATGGCAAAAGTTTTGTGAGTCTCCTAAAAGGTGATGATAAGCCAGTGAATGAGGCTGTTTTCTTACAAATTGGTTCCACACGAGCAGTGCTTAAGGATGAATTCAAATATATTGCTTGGAGAATTCATCCCGATCGTGAAAAGAATTTTGACGTCAAAATTAAAGACAAAGCACTTTATCATATTGCCTCCACTCGTGGTGGTCGTGGCTTGGAAAAGAAAATCCCTAAAAACTACAAGGCTTATTGGGATAAAGATCAGCTCTACGATCTTCGCAAAGACCGCAAAGAGCAAATCAATTTGGCTAAGAACCCTGAATATGCTCAAAAGCTCAAATCAATGCAAAAACTCTTAAGTGATCATATCAAAGAGCAACCGGGAACATTCGGCGAGTTTTAA
- a CDS encoding lysophospholipid acyltransferase family protein gives MAKKLKKIRKKIQRPLEVTAIYGLMFCVKCQTLRGARRLGTILGYIGYNVPSIKKLVKANLNIAFPDMSKKEARKIGIASMTSLFNVFIEFLWFKGREHKISQFIEWDDVSIKEFKEKREKNKNKKPCILLTMHMGNWEVTAQTYHLISDEILTSVATRIKNNVLEDLMYQGRTATGAKITHQKGAVKALVQSLRTKQSIGLLVDQNTKTHQGGVYAKFFGLDATISRSPATFAKKFNPDMIMIECHRTQKGFYITYKQLPFTYEDCESEDDYSAKLLKYMESLVRNRPDQWVWYYNRWGTFRNKEDKSKYPYYASLESKYD, from the coding sequence ATGGCTAAAAAATTAAAAAAAATTAGAAAAAAAATTCAACGTCCTCTTGAGGTCACTGCAATTTACGGCTTAATGTTTTGTGTAAAATGCCAAACTTTACGAGGTGCAAGAAGGCTTGGAACTATTCTTGGATATATTGGCTACAATGTACCCAGTATCAAAAAGTTAGTTAAGGCTAATCTCAATATTGCCTTTCCGGACATGAGTAAAAAAGAGGCTCGTAAAATTGGAATTGCTTCTATGACCAGTTTATTTAACGTTTTTATCGAGTTTTTATGGTTCAAGGGACGTGAACATAAAATTAGTCAATTTATCGAATGGGACGATGTTTCAATTAAAGAATTCAAAGAAAAAAGAGAAAAAAATAAAAATAAAAAGCCCTGTATTTTATTGACCATGCACATGGGCAACTGGGAAGTAACGGCACAAACTTATCATCTTATTTCAGATGAGATATTAACTTCTGTTGCAACACGTATAAAAAATAATGTTTTAGAAGACCTTATGTATCAAGGGCGAACTGCCACAGGTGCTAAAATTACGCATCAAAAGGGTGCCGTCAAAGCTCTTGTTCAAAGTTTGCGAACTAAGCAATCCATCGGCTTACTCGTTGATCAAAACACCAAGACTCACCAAGGTGGCGTGTACGCTAAGTTTTTTGGTTTAGATGCCACAATAAGTCGAAGTCCAGCCACCTTTGCTAAAAAGTTTAACCCCGATATGATTATGATTGAATGCCATAGAACTCAAAAAGGTTTTTATATAACATATAAGCAGCTACCCTTTACCTACGAGGACTGTGAATCGGAAGATGATTACTCAGCAAAACTACTCAAATACATGGAAAGCCTCGTAAGAAATCGTCCAGATCAATGGGTGTGGTATTATAATCGCTGGGGTACTTTCCGTAATAAAGAAGACAAATCTAAATACCCATATTATGCTTCGCTAGAATCTAAATATGATTAA
- a CDS encoding 23S rRNA (pseudouridine(1915)-N(3))-methyltransferase RlmH, whose translation MIRVDFLVIGKTKEKWIQTGIDKYLKRLKPYANLTLKELPDQAVDKRKDSKILQAVSSRDLLILLDEKGLEFASVEGAKWLEKKAHHCSGKLIFVVGSAYGFTEEEYSRANHTLSLSKMTFTHEMVRVFFLEQLYRMLSIQKGTPYHHV comes from the coding sequence ATGATTAGAGTAGATTTTCTGGTGATCGGAAAAACGAAAGAAAAATGGATCCAAACGGGAATCGACAAATACTTAAAACGTTTAAAGCCCTATGCTAATTTAACTCTTAAGGAATTGCCTGATCAAGCGGTCGACAAAAGAAAAGATAGCAAAATCTTACAAGCGGTGAGTTCAAGGGATTTATTGATTCTACTCGATGAAAAAGGACTTGAGTTTGCTTCAGTTGAAGGGGCTAAATGGCTTGAGAAAAAAGCACACCACTGTTCGGGAAAATTGATCTTTGTCGTGGGCAGTGCATATGGCTTTACAGAGGAAGAATATAGTAGGGCCAATCATACCTTAAGTTTATCGAAAATGACTTTTACACACGAAATGGTGCGAGTTTTCTTTTTAGAACAACTCTACAGAATGTTATCAATCCAAAAAGGTACACCTTACCATCACGTTTAA
- a CDS encoding endonuclease/exonuclease/phosphatase family protein, with protein sequence MYKFLLLLYVTLSCGAESVKIITYNVLYGFNHGKNIQEGQAWLKAQQADFIALQEMKGFDANKFAQLAKTWGHEHSYFYKRPHGMPLAFSSRFPISEVEELHKGVKRGFLKLKCRGIDFIVLHMTSQRLSARRQELNYISPTISELLKKKGKVIVLGDFNSLSPRDMKHLSELDDLLEEMRNTPRKKPNLNDNNFDIGIMTAFEDLGLVELCHQQLQGQKDLQGSFPSTLLEKIPNKEIQEKYLRRIDFILSDAISAKNLSQAAIPKEGDLEKISDHYPIIIELNN encoded by the coding sequence ATGTATAAGTTTCTTTTACTTTTATATGTAACTTTGAGCTGCGGTGCCGAGTCAGTAAAAATCATTACCTACAATGTACTTTACGGCTTTAATCATGGGAAGAATATCCAAGAGGGGCAAGCTTGGCTCAAAGCTCAGCAAGCCGACTTTATTGCCCTGCAGGAAATGAAGGGCTTTGATGCTAATAAATTTGCGCAGCTCGCAAAGACCTGGGGTCATGAACACAGTTATTTTTATAAGCGTCCACATGGCATGCCTTTGGCCTTTAGTTCACGTTTTCCTATAAGCGAAGTCGAAGAACTTCATAAAGGAGTGAAGCGAGGCTTTTTAAAATTGAAGTGTAGGGGGATCGATTTCATTGTATTGCATATGACCTCCCAACGCCTGAGTGCTAGAAGACAAGAACTGAATTATATTAGCCCGACAATAAGTGAGCTCTTGAAAAAGAAAGGAAAAGTCATTGTCTTGGGTGACTTTAACTCCTTGAGTCCCCGGGATATGAAGCACCTATCTGAACTCGATGACTTATTAGAGGAAATGCGCAATACCCCAAGAAAAAAGCCCAATTTAAATGACAATAATTTTGATATAGGCATCATGACTGCTTTTGAGGATCTCGGATTAGTAGAGTTGTGCCATCAGCAATTGCAGGGGCAAAAAGACTTACAAGGTAGTTTTCCTAGTACTCTTTTAGAGAAAATCCCCAATAAGGAAATTCAAGAAAAGTATTTACGTAGGATCGATTTCATTTTATCTGATGCGATTAGCGCAAAAAATTTAAGTCAGGCGGCAATCCCTAAAGAGGGAGACTTGGAAAAGATTTCCGATCATTACCCCATCATCATCGAATTAAATAATTGA